One genomic window of Indioceanicola profundi includes the following:
- a CDS encoding CmpA/NrtA family ABC transporter substrate-binding protein: protein MTKFPDAAPPKAVQAGSAISPSAPSAPLSRRGLLSATTRLAGAAAVIAAARAALPAGAWAATADAPETTKAILGFIALTDSSPLIIAKEKGLFAKYGLPDVEVQKQASWGTTRDNLELGGAAGGIDGAHILTPMPYLISAGKVTKNNNKLSMRILARLNTDGQGISVHRRYSELGVGLDAGALKAEFAKQKAAGKEVKCAMTFPGGTHDLWLRYWLAANGVDPDRDVSTIVVPPPQMVANMKVDTMEAFCVGEPWNAQLVNQNIGYTALTTGELWSKHPEKSLGMRADWIDKHPMAAKALLMAVLEAQQWCDKDENKEEMCEIVGKREWFKVPVKDIVGRAQGTFDYGNGRVVEDSPHLMKFWRDHASYPFRSHDLWFLTENQRWGYMPADLDAKALIEEVNGEAMWREAAAAIGVAAADMPEGTSRGKETFYDGAVFDPENPSAYLAALSIKRVA from the coding sequence ATGACAAAGTTCCCTGACGCCGCCCCGCCCAAAGCCGTCCAGGCCGGGTCCGCTATCTCCCCGTCGGCTCCGTCCGCACCGCTGTCGCGGCGCGGCCTGCTGTCCGCCACCACGCGCCTCGCCGGCGCTGCCGCGGTGATCGCCGCCGCCCGCGCCGCCTTGCCGGCGGGCGCCTGGGCCGCCACGGCCGACGCGCCGGAAACCACCAAGGCCATTCTGGGATTCATCGCCCTGACCGACAGCTCCCCCCTGATCATCGCCAAGGAGAAGGGGCTGTTCGCCAAATACGGCTTGCCGGATGTGGAGGTGCAGAAGCAGGCCTCCTGGGGCACCACCCGCGACAATCTGGAACTCGGCGGCGCTGCCGGCGGCATCGACGGGGCGCATATCCTGACGCCCATGCCGTATCTGATCAGCGCCGGCAAGGTCACCAAGAACAACAACAAGCTTTCCATGCGCATCCTGGCCCGGCTGAACACCGACGGCCAGGGCATCTCCGTCCACCGCCGCTACAGCGAGCTGGGCGTCGGGCTGGACGCCGGCGCGCTGAAGGCCGAGTTCGCCAAGCAGAAGGCGGCGGGCAAGGAGGTCAAATGCGCCATGACCTTCCCCGGCGGCACCCACGATCTGTGGCTGCGCTACTGGCTGGCGGCCAACGGCGTCGATCCGGACCGCGACGTCTCCACCATCGTCGTGCCGCCGCCGCAGATGGTCGCCAACATGAAGGTCGACACCATGGAGGCCTTCTGCGTCGGCGAGCCCTGGAACGCCCAGCTCGTGAACCAGAACATCGGCTACACGGCGCTGACCACGGGCGAGCTGTGGAGCAAGCATCCGGAGAAGAGCCTGGGCATGCGCGCCGACTGGATCGACAAGCATCCCATGGCCGCCAAGGCCCTCCTGATGGCCGTCCTCGAAGCCCAGCAATGGTGCGACAAGGACGAGAACAAGGAGGAGATGTGCGAGATCGTCGGAAAGCGGGAATGGTTCAAGGTTCCCGTCAAGGACATCGTCGGCCGGGCGCAGGGCACCTTCGACTACGGCAACGGCCGGGTCGTGGAGGACAGCCCGCATCTGATGAAGTTCTGGCGCGACCACGCCTCCTACCCTTTCCGCAGCCATGATCTCTGGTTCCTGACCGAGAACCAGCGCTGGGGCTACATGCCCGCCGATCTGGACGCCAAGGCGCTGATCGAGGAGGTGAACGGGGAGGCGATGTGGCGCGAGGCCGCCGCCGCCATCGGCGTCGCCGCCGCGGACATGCCGGAAGGCACCTCCCGCGGGAAGGAGACCTTCTACGACGGAGCCGTCTTCGATCCGGAGAACCCGTCCGCCTATCTCGCCGCCCTGTCCATCAAGCGCGTCGCCTGA
- a CDS encoding SDR family NAD(P)-dependent oxidoreductase, with translation MTNMMKVQGRTAVITGAASGIGRAIAISLARRGCNLALADLNEAGLEETARLAGNGVRISRHRLDVSDRAAVAAFPDSVRAAHPGVDILVNNAGVAIGGTFEQVGEADFEWLFEINFWGVVRMTRAFLPLLRASDDARLVNLSSIYGIIAPPGQSAYSASKFAVRGFSQALRHELEGTHIGVTVVHPGGVATSIAKNARAPKDVPAEEVERRRAESDKMLTLPPEKAGEIIVTGIERRQARVLVGNDAKIVSVIERLKPVTYWKLLEKMRPKA, from the coding sequence ATGACCAACATGATGAAGGTTCAGGGCCGCACGGCGGTCATCACCGGTGCGGCGAGCGGGATCGGGCGGGCCATCGCGATATCGCTGGCCCGGCGCGGCTGCAATTTGGCGCTGGCCGATCTGAACGAGGCCGGGCTTGAGGAAACGGCCCGGCTGGCCGGGAACGGGGTGCGGATCAGCCGCCACCGGCTGGACGTGTCCGACCGGGCAGCGGTCGCGGCATTTCCGGATTCGGTGCGGGCCGCCCATCCCGGCGTCGACATCCTGGTGAACAATGCAGGCGTGGCCATCGGCGGCACCTTCGAGCAGGTCGGTGAAGCCGATTTCGAGTGGCTGTTCGAGATCAATTTCTGGGGCGTGGTGCGGATGACCCGCGCCTTCCTGCCCCTGCTGCGGGCCAGCGACGATGCGCGGCTGGTGAATCTGTCCAGCATCTACGGCATCATCGCCCCGCCGGGCCAGAGCGCCTATTCCGCCAGCAAGTTCGCGGTGCGCGGTTTTTCCCAGGCGCTGCGGCATGAGCTGGAGGGAACGCATATCGGGGTAACGGTGGTGCATCCCGGCGGGGTCGCCACCTCCATCGCCAAGAATGCCCGGGCGCCCAAGGATGTGCCGGCGGAGGAAGTCGAACGCCGCCGGGCGGAATCGGATAAGATGCTGACCCTGCCGCCGGAAAAGGCGGGGGAGATCATCGTGACGGGGATCGAGCGCCGGCAGGCGCGCGTGCTGGTCGGCAACGATGCCAAGATCGTATCGGTGATCGAGCGCTTGAAGCCCGTCACCTATTGGAAGCTCCTGGAGAAGATGAGGCCGAAAGCATGA
- the gltS gene encoding sodium/glutamate symporter, producing the protein MTLEIDVVTTLVLAIIVLMIGRALISRIGFLSRYNIPEPVVGGLLAACVITALHIWAGAQITFDMSLQTPLMLAFFATIGLSADLRSLVQGGRAVVIFLLVVVVMLLLQNAVGVAVAMSMDLHPLAGLLAGSITMSGGHGTGAAYATRFSEVDGVQGAMEIAMACATFGLVLGGLLGGPLAQKLITRHRLAPAADTHETGAPGELESGMRRALSPESFLETLLLILACIMIGSWLGKAFTNPYLTLPTFVWTLFTGVLLRNVLSLGRLRHIDDDTVELLGTVSLSLFLAMALIALRLWELVALALPILAILAAQVVAIAIYVYFVTFRVMGKNYDAAVMSAGHVGFGMGATPTAIANMQALTARYGPSRQAFLIIPVVGAFLIDLANALVIQGFMSLPMFGF; encoded by the coding sequence GTGACCCTGGAAATCGACGTCGTCACCACGCTGGTCCTTGCCATCATCGTGCTGATGATCGGCCGGGCGTTGATTTCCCGGATCGGCTTCCTCAGCCGCTACAATATTCCTGAGCCTGTGGTGGGCGGCCTGCTTGCCGCATGCGTGATCACCGCCCTGCACATCTGGGCGGGGGCGCAGATCACCTTCGACATGTCGCTGCAGACGCCGCTGATGCTGGCCTTCTTCGCCACCATCGGGCTCAGCGCCGATCTCCGCTCCCTGGTGCAGGGCGGTCGGGCGGTGGTGATCTTCCTGCTGGTCGTTGTTGTGATGCTCCTCTTGCAGAACGCCGTTGGCGTTGCCGTGGCGATGAGCATGGATCTGCATCCGCTGGCGGGCCTTCTGGCCGGCTCCATCACCATGTCCGGCGGCCACGGTACAGGTGCGGCCTATGCCACCCGCTTCAGCGAGGTGGACGGCGTTCAGGGCGCCATGGAGATCGCCATGGCCTGCGCCACCTTCGGGCTGGTGCTGGGCGGATTGCTCGGCGGTCCATTGGCCCAGAAATTGATCACGCGGCATCGTCTGGCGCCGGCTGCCGACACGCATGAGACCGGCGCCCCGGGTGAGCTGGAGAGCGGCATGCGACGGGCGCTCAGCCCGGAATCCTTCCTGGAGACCCTGCTCCTCATCCTCGCCTGCATCATGATCGGGTCCTGGCTGGGCAAGGCCTTCACCAACCCCTACCTCACGCTGCCCACCTTCGTGTGGACCCTGTTCACCGGTGTCCTCCTGCGCAATGTGCTCAGCCTCGGCAGGCTGCGGCATATCGACGACGACACGGTGGAGCTGCTGGGCACGGTCTCGCTCTCGCTGTTCCTGGCCATGGCGCTGATCGCGCTCCGCCTCTGGGAACTGGTGGCCCTGGCCCTGCCGATCCTCGCCATCCTGGCGGCCCAGGTGGTGGCGATCGCGATCTATGTCTACTTCGTCACCTTCCGGGTCATGGGGAAGAACTATGACGCAGCCGTGATGTCGGCCGGCCATGTCGGCTTCGGCATGGGGGCGACCCCGACCGCCATCGCCAACATGCAGGCGCTCACCGCCCGCTACGGCCCCTCGCGCCAAGCCTTCCTCATCATTCCGGTGGTGGGGGCATTCCTGATCGACCTTGCGAACGCCCTGGTGATCCAGGGCTTCATGAGCCTTCCCATGTTCGGCTTCTGA
- a CDS encoding TetR/AcrR family transcriptional regulator: MAEEAESKRRPKTRTRILTICQELFNERGAADVTTAEIAAAVGINEGNLYYHFQRKEQILEALFEAFEQALRDVATADLDYGDDPRRYTDYLRGWFNLMWEWRFFYRDGGAVCRLAPSLRSRLKVLSDDGQDQIRRALDGMKAAGLIRATPEETERLMVNAWIVSTYWIDYLRSRHGMSDITRQHVDWGAAQVMSLFLPYTTPAGLALAGIGPPPMRE, from the coding sequence ATGGCGGAAGAAGCGGAATCCAAGCGGCGGCCGAAGACGCGCACGCGGATTCTCACCATCTGCCAGGAGCTGTTCAACGAGCGCGGGGCCGCCGACGTGACGACGGCGGAAATTGCCGCCGCCGTCGGGATCAACGAGGGCAACCTCTACTACCACTTCCAACGCAAGGAGCAGATCCTGGAGGCGCTGTTCGAAGCGTTCGAGCAGGCCCTGCGCGATGTGGCGACCGCTGACCTGGACTATGGCGACGATCCCCGCCGCTATACCGACTATCTGCGCGGCTGGTTCAACCTGATGTGGGAATGGCGTTTCTTCTACCGCGACGGCGGGGCCGTCTGCCGCCTGGCCCCTTCCCTCCGCTCCCGCCTCAAGGTCCTGTCCGATGACGGGCAGGACCAGATCAGGCGGGCGCTGGACGGCATGAAAGCCGCCGGCCTGATCCGTGCGACGCCGGAGGAGACGGAGCGGCTGATGGTCAATGCCTGGATCGTCTCCACCTACTGGATCGACTATCTCCGCTCCCGCCACGGCATGTCCGACATCACGCGCCAGCATGTGGACTGGGGGGCCGCGCAGGTGATGAGCCTGTTCCTGCCCTACACCACGCCGGCCGGACTGGCGCTGGCAGGCATCGGCCCGCCGCCGATGCGCGAATAG
- a CDS encoding ANTAR domain-containing response regulator — translation MQNAGLSVAIVDENQMRAAILEEGLVSAGISQVTLISDTTNLLRQLVDLAPDVVIIDLENPSRDVLEQMFQVSRVVARPVAMFVDRSDSSMIQAAVDAGVSAYVVDGLRKERIKPIVDMAISRFNAFSRLQDELEKARNELAERKVIERAKGILMKTRKMSEEEAYAALRRLAMSDNRRIIDIAQSVVTAAKLLG, via the coding sequence ATGCAGAACGCCGGGCTTTCCGTCGCCATTGTCGATGAGAATCAGATGCGGGCGGCGATCCTGGAGGAGGGGCTCGTCTCCGCCGGGATCAGCCAGGTCACGCTGATTTCCGACACCACCAACCTGCTGCGCCAGTTGGTTGACCTCGCCCCCGACGTGGTCATCATCGACCTGGAGAATCCCAGCCGCGACGTGCTGGAGCAGATGTTCCAGGTCTCCCGTGTCGTGGCCCGGCCGGTCGCCATGTTCGTGGACCGCTCCGACAGCTCCATGATCCAGGCGGCGGTGGATGCCGGCGTCTCCGCCTATGTGGTGGACGGGCTGAGGAAGGAGCGGATCAAACCCATCGTCGACATGGCGATCAGCCGCTTCAACGCCTTCAGCCGCCTTCAGGACGAGCTGGAGAAGGCCCGCAACGAGCTGGCCGAGCGCAAGGTGATCGAGCGCGCCAAGGGCATCCTGATGAAGACCCGCAAGATGTCGGAGGAGGAAGCCTACGCCGCCCTGCGCCGTCTGGCGATGAGCGACAACCGCCGCATCATCGACATTGCCCAAAGCGTCGTGACAGCCGCAAAATTGCTGGGGTAA
- a CDS encoding flavin-containing monooxygenase encodes MDMAVGSAAAESPAEAPGAPGGVQHFDVLIVGAGLSGIGAGYYLQTECPNRSYAILEGRHTIGGTWDLFRYPGIRSDSDMYTLGYSFRPWLGGKAFADGPSIRDYVRETAAEHGIDRKIRFGHRVTHASWSTADALWTVQAEVGPDNAPARFTCNFLYVCSGYYDYDEGYMPGWDGMERFGGRIVHPQKWPEELDYSGKRVVVIGSGATAVTLVPEMAKRAAHVTMLQRSPTYIVARPGEDKMALWLQKRLPSGPAHRMARWKNVLLSMYFYNISRFKPDLVKRMILKGVQAHLGPGHDVEKHFTPSYNPWDQRLCLVPDADLFKSIRDGKASVVTDQIDSFTETGLRLRSGGQLDADVVVTATGLKLKMMGGMRMEVDGRPVEMPNTLTYKGMMFSDIPNLAAAIGYTNASWTLKCELTSEYVCRLLKHMDARGYAWCVPRRPAQGLEVEPAINLNSGYVQRASSILPKQGTRKPWRLNQNYALDMAALRYGTVEDGSLEFGRTAPGRRAA; translated from the coding sequence ATGGACATGGCTGTTGGAAGCGCCGCGGCGGAGTCGCCGGCAGAAGCGCCGGGCGCTCCGGGCGGCGTACAGCATTTCGACGTGCTGATCGTCGGGGCCGGCCTGTCCGGCATCGGGGCCGGCTACTATCTTCAGACCGAATGCCCGAACAGGAGCTACGCGATCCTGGAGGGGCGGCACACGATCGGCGGGACCTGGGACCTGTTCCGCTATCCCGGCATTCGGTCGGACTCCGACATGTACACGCTGGGCTACAGCTTCCGCCCCTGGCTGGGCGGCAAGGCCTTCGCCGACGGGCCTTCCATCCGGGACTATGTCCGTGAGACGGCGGCGGAGCACGGCATCGACCGGAAGATCCGCTTCGGCCACCGCGTCACGCACGCGTCCTGGAGCACGGCCGATGCGCTCTGGACCGTGCAGGCCGAGGTCGGGCCGGACAACGCCCCGGCCCGCTTCACCTGCAACTTCCTTTATGTGTGCAGCGGCTACTACGATTACGACGAGGGCTACATGCCCGGCTGGGACGGCATGGAGCGGTTCGGCGGACGCATCGTGCATCCCCAGAAATGGCCGGAGGAGCTGGACTACAGCGGCAAGCGGGTGGTGGTGATCGGGAGCGGGGCCACGGCGGTGACGCTGGTGCCGGAGATGGCGAAGCGGGCCGCCCATGTCACCATGCTCCAGCGCTCCCCCACCTACATCGTGGCGCGGCCAGGGGAGGACAAGATGGCGCTCTGGCTGCAGAAGCGGCTGCCGTCCGGGCCGGCCCACCGCATGGCGCGGTGGAAGAACGTGCTGCTCAGCATGTATTTCTACAACATCTCCCGCTTCAAGCCCGACCTCGTGAAGCGCATGATCCTGAAGGGGGTGCAGGCGCATCTGGGGCCCGGCCATGATGTGGAGAAGCACTTCACGCCCAGCTACAATCCGTGGGACCAGCGGCTCTGCCTGGTTCCCGATGCCGATTTGTTCAAATCGATCCGGGACGGCAAGGCGTCGGTGGTGACCGACCAGATCGACAGCTTCACCGAGACGGGACTCCGGCTCCGCTCCGGCGGGCAGCTCGATGCCGACGTCGTCGTGACGGCCACCGGCCTCAAGCTGAAGATGATGGGCGGCATGCGGATGGAGGTGGATGGCAGGCCGGTGGAGATGCCGAACACCCTGACCTACAAGGGCATGATGTTCAGCGACATTCCCAATCTGGCGGCGGCCATCGGTTACACCAACGCCTCCTGGACGCTGAAATGCGAGCTGACATCGGAATATGTCTGCCGCCTGCTGAAGCACATGGATGCGCGGGGCTATGCCTGGTGCGTGCCGCGCCGCCCGGCGCAGGGGCTGGAGGTGGAGCCGGCGATCAATCTCAACTCCGGCTATGTGCAGCGGGCCAGCTCCATCCTGCCCAAGCAGGGCACCCGCAAGCCATGGCGGCTCAACCAGAACTATGCGCTCGACATGGCGGCGCTGCGCTATGGCACCGTGGAGGATGGCAGCCTGGAGTTCGGCCGCACCGCCCCGGGGAGGCGCGCCGCTTGA
- a CDS encoding CmpA/NrtA family ABC transporter substrate-binding protein, protein MAGPDGARELRIGFIPLVDCTPLVVAHERGFAAAEGLRLNLVRETSWANIRDRLVLGHFDAAHMLAPMPVSANLRIGSLHTPMSVPLVLNLGGNAITASTALWAEMKAAAGGELSGTDPRGMGEALAAVVRARSAAGRPPPTIGMVHPFSAHNYELRYWLAAAGVDPDEDVRLVVVPPPFMADAMAAGQVDAFCVGEPWNSLAVEAGVGRIITTKAALWRQGPEKVLSVRADWAEQAPETLAALLRALVKAAAWAEDAANREELAALLADPRYLGVDAGIIGRALSHRLVLERGGEPVEVADFLLFERSAATFPWQSHALWIYSQMVRWGQTAETAENQDRARRTYRPDIYRRVLGPEGVALPNASMKVEGALKAPTPVASSTGRMVLGPDGFFDGLEFDPDDVERYIAGFAIHKRNA, encoded by the coding sequence ATGGCCGGCCCGGACGGCGCGCGGGAGCTGCGTATCGGCTTCATCCCGCTGGTGGACTGCACGCCGCTGGTGGTGGCGCATGAACGGGGCTTCGCCGCGGCGGAGGGGCTGCGGCTCAATCTGGTGCGGGAAACCTCCTGGGCCAATATCCGCGACCGGCTGGTGCTGGGCCATTTCGATGCGGCGCACATGCTGGCCCCGATGCCGGTATCCGCAAATCTGCGCATCGGCTCGCTCCACACGCCCATGTCGGTGCCGCTGGTGCTGAATCTTGGCGGCAACGCCATCACCGCCTCCACGGCTTTGTGGGCGGAGATGAAGGCGGCCGCCGGGGGGGAGCTGTCCGGCACCGATCCGCGTGGGATGGGGGAGGCCCTGGCCGCTGTCGTGCGCGCACGGTCTGCCGCTGGGAGGCCGCCGCCGACCATTGGCATGGTGCATCCCTTCAGCGCGCATAATTACGAGCTGCGCTACTGGCTGGCTGCGGCCGGGGTGGACCCGGACGAGGATGTGCGGCTGGTGGTGGTGCCGCCGCCCTTCATGGCCGACGCCATGGCCGCGGGGCAGGTGGACGCCTTCTGCGTGGGGGAGCCCTGGAACAGCCTGGCGGTGGAGGCCGGGGTGGGCCGGATCATCACCACCAAGGCGGCGCTCTGGCGGCAGGGTCCGGAGAAGGTGCTGTCCGTCCGCGCCGACTGGGCGGAGCAGGCGCCGGAAACGCTGGCCGCCCTGCTGCGCGCTCTGGTCAAGGCAGCGGCCTGGGCCGAGGATGCCGCGAACCGGGAGGAGCTGGCCGCCTTGCTGGCCGATCCCCGCTATCTGGGCGTGGATGCCGGGATCATCGGCCGCGCCTTGTCCCACCGGCTGGTGCTGGAGCGGGGAGGGGAGCCGGTGGAAGTGGCCGACTTCCTGCTGTTCGAACGCTCCGCCGCCACCTTCCCGTGGCAGAGCCATGCCTTGTGGATCTACAGCCAGATGGTCCGCTGGGGCCAGACGGCCGAGACCGCGGAAAACCAGGACCGCGCCCGGCGCACCTACCGGCCGGACATCTACCGCCGGGTGCTGGGGCCGGAAGGCGTGGCGCTGCCCAATGCCAGCATGAAGGTGGAGGGCGCGCTGAAGGCGCCGACGCCGGTCGCCTCCTCCACCGGGCGGATGGTGCTGGGGCCGGACGGCTTCTTCGACGGGCTGGAATTCGACCCCGACGATGTGGAGCGCTACATCGCCGGCTTCGCCATTCACAAGCGGAATGCCTAG
- a CDS encoding TAXI family TRAP transporter solute-binding subunit: MARRLAHLFILLLALIPLSACERTPTEEQVRETVQSQLQGAFPEPVLEIEAFSRLGSSPLPDEPDGTARKIVYYNAQLRLLRDYSFNDWESLNPASLAQILGAAERGVEGIERDGNKAGDQLRVRGSVTFQQAEDGNWQPTVFVPPPLQQPPALDNTGPPAVARGLVDQIMGMFEGPPPGMASEARAIITQELHQAYQQITLRMDRLQRSFVIAGGPAGGEYDLIATTTADFIAAGGLRSTAVATAGSVENLGLLRDGSADVVLVQNDIAAMAAQGAGLFQQAGPFPELRALASLFPEAVHVVVPADSPIQAVGDLRGKRVSVGLPASGSRLTALSVLQAHGLAPEDLGEMAEIGPVEAAEALAAGRIDALIGVIHAPAQLFQQLSARPGIRLVPLDRDAVAAMAGENPSLVPLTLPAGTYPRQAQPVPTMAVTALLATRASMPEVEVRTLLSTMMGEINYVAAGSSAGSAISMHRARTGLSIPLHPAAELFLNGTPPEPVEPVAEE; this comes from the coding sequence ATGGCGCGCAGACTGGCCCACCTCTTCATCCTCCTCCTGGCGCTCATCCCGCTCAGCGCTTGTGAGCGCACGCCGACGGAGGAACAGGTCCGGGAAACCGTCCAATCCCAGTTGCAGGGCGCGTTCCCGGAACCGGTGCTGGAGATCGAGGCCTTCTCCCGCCTCGGCAGCAGCCCGTTGCCGGACGAGCCGGACGGAACCGCCCGGAAGATTGTCTACTACAACGCCCAGCTCCGTCTCCTCCGGGACTATTCCTTCAATGACTGGGAGTCCCTGAACCCCGCCTCGCTGGCCCAGATCCTGGGCGCCGCCGAACGGGGGGTGGAGGGGATCGAGCGCGACGGCAACAAGGCCGGCGACCAGTTGCGCGTGCGCGGGTCGGTCACGTTCCAACAGGCCGAGGATGGGAACTGGCAGCCAACGGTCTTCGTCCCGCCGCCGTTGCAGCAGCCGCCCGCGCTGGACAATACCGGCCCGCCGGCCGTCGCCCGCGGCTTGGTCGACCAGATCATGGGCATGTTCGAGGGGCCGCCCCCCGGCATGGCCAGCGAGGCGCGGGCCATCATCACGCAGGAGCTCCATCAGGCCTACCAGCAGATCACCCTGCGCATGGACCGGTTGCAGCGCAGCTTCGTCATTGCCGGCGGTCCGGCGGGCGGCGAATATGATCTCATTGCCACGACGACGGCGGACTTCATCGCCGCTGGCGGCCTGCGCTCCACGGCTGTCGCCACCGCCGGCAGCGTGGAGAATCTCGGTCTCCTCCGCGACGGTTCGGCCGATGTCGTCCTGGTCCAGAACGACATCGCCGCCATGGCGGCGCAGGGAGCAGGCCTGTTCCAGCAGGCCGGCCCGTTCCCGGAATTGCGGGCCCTGGCCAGCCTCTTCCCGGAGGCCGTTCATGTGGTCGTGCCTGCGGACAGCCCGATCCAGGCAGTGGGCGATCTCCGTGGTAAGCGCGTCAGCGTCGGCCTTCCGGCCTCCGGCTCACGCCTGACGGCCCTTTCCGTGCTTCAAGCCCACGGCTTGGCGCCGGAGGATCTGGGGGAAATGGCGGAAATCGGTCCGGTCGAGGCTGCGGAGGCCCTGGCTGCCGGCCGGATCGACGCCCTGATCGGCGTCATCCACGCGCCGGCCCAACTGTTCCAGCAATTGTCGGCCCGTCCGGGGATCAGGCTGGTGCCGCTGGACCGGGACGCCGTCGCCGCCATGGCCGGGGAGAATCCCAGCCTCGTTCCGCTCACCCTGCCCGCCGGCACATATCCCAGGCAGGCGCAGCCGGTACCGACGATGGCCGTCACCGCCCTGCTGGCCACCCGCGCCTCCATGCCCGAGGTGGAGGTGAGGACGCTGCTCTCCACCATGATGGGGGAGATCAACTATGTCGCTGCCGGCAGTTCCGCCGGATCGGCGATATCCATGCACAGGGCCCGCACGGGCCTGTCCATCCCCCTGCATCCGGCGGCGGAGCTTTTCCTGAACGGCACTCCGCCAGAACCGGTCGAGCCGGTTGCGGAGGAGTGA
- a CDS encoding alpha/beta fold hydrolase has product MTPLVIGAAAVGAVFGGLAMFTGMTARRIEKAMPPQGQFIEVDGARLHYLDRGTGPAIVMVHGLGGQMGNFSHSLLDRLAGDFRVILVDRPGSGYSTRPATASASLRAQGDIIAGFIRALGLEKPLLVGHSLGGAIALAVALDHPDCIGGLALIAPLTHVQQAVPASFKGLAIESKLARRIVSWTLATPAAIMKRDQVLDFVFGPDKPPADFATAGGGLLGLRPGAFYAASTDMVSINIDLPSLVERYPAITLPVRILYGRGDRVLDWQAHGAAMKDKVPGLELELVEGGHMLPVTAPDLTADWVRRAANGLKKD; this is encoded by the coding sequence ATGACCCCCCTGGTGATCGGAGCCGCCGCCGTCGGTGCGGTTTTCGGCGGGCTTGCCATGTTCACGGGCATGACGGCGCGCCGGATCGAAAAGGCCATGCCGCCGCAGGGGCAGTTCATCGAGGTCGATGGCGCCCGCCTCCACTATCTGGACCGCGGGACGGGGCCGGCCATCGTCATGGTCCATGGCCTCGGCGGGCAGATGGGGAATTTCAGCCATTCCCTGCTGGACCGGCTGGCGGGCGACTTCCGGGTCATCCTGGTGGACCGGCCCGGTTCCGGCTACTCGACCCGGCCTGCCACGGCCTCGGCCAGCCTGCGGGCGCAGGGCGATATCATCGCCGGGTTCATCCGTGCGCTGGGGTTGGAGAAGCCGCTGCTGGTCGGGCATTCGCTGGGCGGGGCTATTGCGCTGGCCGTGGCGCTGGACCATCCGGACTGCATCGGCGGCTTGGCGCTGATCGCCCCGCTGACCCATGTGCAGCAGGCGGTGCCGGCCTCGTTCAAGGGGCTCGCCATCGAGTCCAAGCTGGCCCGGCGGATAGTGTCCTGGACACTGGCGACGCCGGCGGCGATCATGAAGCGCGACCAGGTGCTGGACTTCGTGTTCGGCCCGGACAAGCCGCCGGCGGATTTCGCGACGGCGGGGGGCGGGCTGCTGGGGCTGCGGCCGGGGGCCTTCTACGCCGCCTCCACCGACATGGTGTCGATCAATATCGACCTGCCGTCGTTGGTGGAGCGCTATCCCGCCATCACGCTGCCGGTCCGCATCCTCTATGGGCGTGGCGACCGGGTGCTGGACTGGCAGGCGCATGGCGCCGCCATGAAGGACAAGGTTCCGGGCCTGGAGCTCGAGCTGGTGGAGGGCGGCCATATGCTGCCGGTCACGGCCCCGGACCTGACGGCGGACTGGGTCAGAAGAGCGGCGAATGGTCTCAAGAAGGATTGA